A part of Capsicum annuum cultivar UCD-10X-F1 chromosome 6, UCD10Xv1.1, whole genome shotgun sequence genomic DNA contains:
- the LOC107875987 gene encoding chromophore lyase CRL, chloroplastic isoform X4 — translation MCTGSDSASDSKSDPNSNGWTRARGAVLKSLVLIGGALLLRRLTKSTTRWDHARIVAESLNGEKFSKEQAVRDPDSYFNFRWLSCPAADMVDGSKVLYFEQAFWRTPHKPFRQVGTYAIRDAEEYKNFCDRPRDQRPQPEEVIGDIAEHLTTIHLKRCERGKRCLYEGSTPADGFPNSWNGATYCTSELAVLKNNEIHAWDRGYDDDGNQVWGVKGGPYEFKPAPASSFDDVLNPLSFASQPVGKRIEGSFVLQE, via the exons ATGTGTACGGGCTCCGACTCGGCTTCGGATTCTAAGTCGGATCCCAACTCAAACGGGTGGACCCGAGCTCGTGGAGCGGTACTCAAGTCGTTAGTACTCATCGGCGGTGCCTTATTGCTCCGGCGGTTAACTAAGTCGACTACACGTTGGGACCATGCTCGAATTGTTGCTGAATCACTTAACGGCGAAAAG TTTTCAAAGGAGCAAGCTGTTAGGGATCCTGATAGTTATTTTAATTTCAG ATGGCTTTCTTGTCCTGCTGCAGACATGGTAGATGGCTCTAAGGTTTTATATTTTGAGCAG GCATTTTGGCGGACACCGCATAAACCCTTTAGACAG GTAGGTACATACGCTATCAGAGATGCAGAGGAGTACAAGAACTTCTGTGATCGCCCTAGGGACCAACGTCCACAACCCGAAGAAGTTATTGGG GACATTGCCGAACATTTGACTACCATCCATCTAAAGCGCTGTGAACGTGGGAAACGATGCTTATATGAAGGTTCAACGCCTGCCGATGGATTTCCTAATTCATGG AATGGTGCGACCTATTGTACCTCGGAACTTGCTGTGTTAAAGAATAATGAGATACATGCCTGGGATAGAGGCTATGATGACGATGGCAATCAA GTTTGGGGTGTTAAAGGAGGTCCATATGAATTCAAGCCTGCTCCTGCTTCAAGCTTTGACGATGTACTGAATCCTTTGAGTTTTGCTTCACAACCCGTGGGGAAAAGAATAGAGGGTTCATTTGTCCTCCAGGAATGA
- the LOC107875987 gene encoding chromophore lyase CRL, chloroplastic isoform X1, with protein sequence MCTGSDSASDSKSDPNSNGWTRARGAVLKSLVLIGGALLLRRLTKSTTRWDHARIVAESLNGEKFSKEQAVRDPDSYFNFRWLSCPAADMVDGSKVLYFEQAFWRTPHKPFRQRFFMVKPCAKELKCDVEVGTYAIRDAEEYKNFCDRPRDQRPQPEEVIGDIAEHLTTIHLKRCERGKRCLYEGSTPADGFPNSWQNGATYCTSELAVLKNNEIHAWDRGYDDDGNQVWGVKGGPYEFKPAPASSFDDVLNPLSFASQPVGKRIEGSFVLQE encoded by the exons ATGTGTACGGGCTCCGACTCGGCTTCGGATTCTAAGTCGGATCCCAACTCAAACGGGTGGACCCGAGCTCGTGGAGCGGTACTCAAGTCGTTAGTACTCATCGGCGGTGCCTTATTGCTCCGGCGGTTAACTAAGTCGACTACACGTTGGGACCATGCTCGAATTGTTGCTGAATCACTTAACGGCGAAAAG TTTTCAAAGGAGCAAGCTGTTAGGGATCCTGATAGTTATTTTAATTTCAG ATGGCTTTCTTGTCCTGCTGCAGACATGGTAGATGGCTCTAAGGTTTTATATTTTGAGCAG GCATTTTGGCGGACACCGCATAAACCCTTTAGACAG AGATTTTTCATGGTCAAGCCTTGTGCAAAGGAGTTGAAATGTGATGTTGAG GTAGGTACATACGCTATCAGAGATGCAGAGGAGTACAAGAACTTCTGTGATCGCCCTAGGGACCAACGTCCACAACCCGAAGAAGTTATTGGG GACATTGCCGAACATTTGACTACCATCCATCTAAAGCGCTGTGAACGTGGGAAACGATGCTTATATGAAGGTTCAACGCCTGCCGATGGATTTCCTAATTCATGG CAGAATGGTGCGACCTATTGTACCTCGGAACTTGCTGTGTTAAAGAATAATGAGATACATGCCTGGGATAGAGGCTATGATGACGATGGCAATCAA GTTTGGGGTGTTAAAGGAGGTCCATATGAATTCAAGCCTGCTCCTGCTTCAAGCTTTGACGATGTACTGAATCCTTTGAGTTTTGCTTCACAACCCGTGGGGAAAAGAATAGAGGGTTCATTTGTCCTCCAGGAATGA
- the LOC107875987 gene encoding chromophore lyase CRL, chloroplastic isoform X6 produces the protein MCTGSDSASDSKSDPNSNGWTRARGAVLKSLVLIGGALLLRRLTKSTTRWDHARIVAESLNGEKFSKEQAVRDPDSYFNFRWLSCPAADMVDGSKVLYFEQAFWRTPHKPFRQRFFMVKPCAKELKCDVEDIAEHLTTIHLKRCERGKRCLYEGSTPADGFPNSWNGATYCTSELAVLKNNEIHAWDRGYDDDGNQVWGVKGGPYEFKPAPASSFDDVLNPLSFASQPVGKRIEGSFVLQE, from the exons ATGTGTACGGGCTCCGACTCGGCTTCGGATTCTAAGTCGGATCCCAACTCAAACGGGTGGACCCGAGCTCGTGGAGCGGTACTCAAGTCGTTAGTACTCATCGGCGGTGCCTTATTGCTCCGGCGGTTAACTAAGTCGACTACACGTTGGGACCATGCTCGAATTGTTGCTGAATCACTTAACGGCGAAAAG TTTTCAAAGGAGCAAGCTGTTAGGGATCCTGATAGTTATTTTAATTTCAG ATGGCTTTCTTGTCCTGCTGCAGACATGGTAGATGGCTCTAAGGTTTTATATTTTGAGCAG GCATTTTGGCGGACACCGCATAAACCCTTTAGACAG AGATTTTTCATGGTCAAGCCTTGTGCAAAGGAGTTGAAATGTGATGTTGAG GACATTGCCGAACATTTGACTACCATCCATCTAAAGCGCTGTGAACGTGGGAAACGATGCTTATATGAAGGTTCAACGCCTGCCGATGGATTTCCTAATTCATGG AATGGTGCGACCTATTGTACCTCGGAACTTGCTGTGTTAAAGAATAATGAGATACATGCCTGGGATAGAGGCTATGATGACGATGGCAATCAA GTTTGGGGTGTTAAAGGAGGTCCATATGAATTCAAGCCTGCTCCTGCTTCAAGCTTTGACGATGTACTGAATCCTTTGAGTTTTGCTTCACAACCCGTGGGGAAAAGAATAGAGGGTTCATTTGTCCTCCAGGAATGA
- the LOC107875987 gene encoding chromophore lyase CRL, chloroplastic isoform X3: MCTGSDSASDSKSDPNSNGWTRARGAVLKSLVLIGGALLLRRLTKSTTRWDHARIVAESLNGEKFSKEQAVRDPDSYFNFRWLSCPAADMVDGSKVLYFEQAFWRTPHKPFRQVGTYAIRDAEEYKNFCDRPRDQRPQPEEVIGDIAEHLTTIHLKRCERGKRCLYEGSTPADGFPNSWQNGATYCTSELAVLKNNEIHAWDRGYDDDGNQVWGVKGGPYEFKPAPASSFDDVLNPLSFASQPVGKRIEGSFVLQE; the protein is encoded by the exons ATGTGTACGGGCTCCGACTCGGCTTCGGATTCTAAGTCGGATCCCAACTCAAACGGGTGGACCCGAGCTCGTGGAGCGGTACTCAAGTCGTTAGTACTCATCGGCGGTGCCTTATTGCTCCGGCGGTTAACTAAGTCGACTACACGTTGGGACCATGCTCGAATTGTTGCTGAATCACTTAACGGCGAAAAG TTTTCAAAGGAGCAAGCTGTTAGGGATCCTGATAGTTATTTTAATTTCAG ATGGCTTTCTTGTCCTGCTGCAGACATGGTAGATGGCTCTAAGGTTTTATATTTTGAGCAG GCATTTTGGCGGACACCGCATAAACCCTTTAGACAG GTAGGTACATACGCTATCAGAGATGCAGAGGAGTACAAGAACTTCTGTGATCGCCCTAGGGACCAACGTCCACAACCCGAAGAAGTTATTGGG GACATTGCCGAACATTTGACTACCATCCATCTAAAGCGCTGTGAACGTGGGAAACGATGCTTATATGAAGGTTCAACGCCTGCCGATGGATTTCCTAATTCATGG CAGAATGGTGCGACCTATTGTACCTCGGAACTTGCTGTGTTAAAGAATAATGAGATACATGCCTGGGATAGAGGCTATGATGACGATGGCAATCAA GTTTGGGGTGTTAAAGGAGGTCCATATGAATTCAAGCCTGCTCCTGCTTCAAGCTTTGACGATGTACTGAATCCTTTGAGTTTTGCTTCACAACCCGTGGGGAAAAGAATAGAGGGTTCATTTGTCCTCCAGGAATGA
- the LOC107875987 gene encoding chromophore lyase CRL, chloroplastic isoform X2 produces the protein MCTGSDSASDSKSDPNSNGWTRARGAVLKSLVLIGGALLLRRLTKSTTRWDHARIVAESLNGEKFSKEQAVRDPDSYFNFRWLSCPAADMVDGSKVLYFEQAFWRTPHKPFRQRFFMVKPCAKELKCDVEVGTYAIRDAEEYKNFCDRPRDQRPQPEEVIGDIAEHLTTIHLKRCERGKRCLYEGSTPADGFPNSWNGATYCTSELAVLKNNEIHAWDRGYDDDGNQVWGVKGGPYEFKPAPASSFDDVLNPLSFASQPVGKRIEGSFVLQE, from the exons ATGTGTACGGGCTCCGACTCGGCTTCGGATTCTAAGTCGGATCCCAACTCAAACGGGTGGACCCGAGCTCGTGGAGCGGTACTCAAGTCGTTAGTACTCATCGGCGGTGCCTTATTGCTCCGGCGGTTAACTAAGTCGACTACACGTTGGGACCATGCTCGAATTGTTGCTGAATCACTTAACGGCGAAAAG TTTTCAAAGGAGCAAGCTGTTAGGGATCCTGATAGTTATTTTAATTTCAG ATGGCTTTCTTGTCCTGCTGCAGACATGGTAGATGGCTCTAAGGTTTTATATTTTGAGCAG GCATTTTGGCGGACACCGCATAAACCCTTTAGACAG AGATTTTTCATGGTCAAGCCTTGTGCAAAGGAGTTGAAATGTGATGTTGAG GTAGGTACATACGCTATCAGAGATGCAGAGGAGTACAAGAACTTCTGTGATCGCCCTAGGGACCAACGTCCACAACCCGAAGAAGTTATTGGG GACATTGCCGAACATTTGACTACCATCCATCTAAAGCGCTGTGAACGTGGGAAACGATGCTTATATGAAGGTTCAACGCCTGCCGATGGATTTCCTAATTCATGG AATGGTGCGACCTATTGTACCTCGGAACTTGCTGTGTTAAAGAATAATGAGATACATGCCTGGGATAGAGGCTATGATGACGATGGCAATCAA GTTTGGGGTGTTAAAGGAGGTCCATATGAATTCAAGCCTGCTCCTGCTTCAAGCTTTGACGATGTACTGAATCCTTTGAGTTTTGCTTCACAACCCGTGGGGAAAAGAATAGAGGGTTCATTTGTCCTCCAGGAATGA
- the LOC107875986 gene encoding probable beta-1,4-xylosyltransferase IRX10L, giving the protein MRSWSRGFLGVLCLAFLLKIEGVKFHRSEHTERISGSAGDVLEDNPVGRLKVFVYELPSKYNKKILQKDQRCLNHMFAAEIFMHRFLLSSAVRTFNPEEADWFYTPVYCTCDLTPNGLPLPFKSPRMMRSAIQLISSSWPYWNRTEGADHFFIVPHDFGACFHYQEEKAIERGILPLLQRATLVQTFGQRNHVCLKDGSITIPPYAPPQKMQSHLIPPDTPRSIFVYFRGLFYDVNNDPEGGYYARGARAAVWENFKNNPLFDISTEHPTTYYEDMQRAIFCLCPLGWAPWSPRLVEAVIFGCIPVIIADDIVLPFADAIPWEDIGVFVAEKDVPNLDTILTCIQPEEILRKQRLLANPSMKQAMLFPTPAQSGDAFHQILNGLARKLPHDKSTYMKPGEKFLNWTAGPVGDLKPW; this is encoded by the exons ATGAGGAGTTGGAGTAGGGGATTTTTGGGTGTTCTTTGTCTTGCTTTCTTGTTGAAAATTGAAGGCGTGAAATTTCACAGGTCTGAACATACTGAGAGAATATCAG GAAGTGCGGGTGATGTCCTGGAAGATAATCCAGTTGGGAGATTAAAAGTCTTTGTCTATGAGCTTCCCAGCAAATACAATAAGAAAATTCTGCAGAAAGACCAGCGATGCCTCAATCACATGTTTGCAGCTGAAATCTTTATGCATCGTTTCCTATTATCTAGTGCTGTTCGAACCTTTAATCCCGAGGAAGCAGATTGGTTCTACACCCCCGTTTACTGTACTTGTGACCTCACACCAAATGGCCTTCCTTTACCCTTCAAGTCACCGCGTATGATGAGGAGTGCAATACAGCTTATTTCATCTAGCTGGCCTTACTGGAATAGGACAGAAGGAGCTGATCACTTCTTCATTGTGCCTCACGATTTTGGTGCATGTTTTCACTATCAA GAAGAAAAAGCTATTGAGAGGGGAATTCTTCCATTGCTCCAACGTGCTACCTTGGTTCAAACTTTTGGACAACGAAATCATGTTTGTTTGAAGGATGGCTCAATTACAATTCCTCCATATGCTCCCCCACAGAAAATGCAGTCCCACTTGATCCCTCCAGATACACCCCGGTCTATCTTTGTTTATTTCCGAGGCTTGTTTTATGACGTTAATAATGACCCAGAAGGTGGTTACTACGCAAG AGGTGCCCGAGCAGCAGTGTGGGAAAACTTTAAAAACAATCCTCTCTTTGATATTTCTACTGAGCATCCAACCACTTACTATGAAGACATGCAGCGAGCTATCTTTTGCTTGTGCCCCTTGGGATGGGCACCGTGGAGTCCGAGATTGGTTGAAGCAGTTATATTTGGATGCATCCCTGTTATTATAGCAGATGACATTGTCTTGCCATTTGCTGACGCAATCCCCTGGGAAGATATAGGCGTGTTTGTAGCTGAGAAAGATGTCCCAAATTTGGACACCATTCTCACTTGTATTCAACCAGAAGAAATATTGAGAAAGCAGAGATTGCTTGCCAACCCTTCAATGAAGCAGGCAATGTTGTTTCCAACACCTGCTCAATCAGGTGATGCTTTCCATCAGATCTTGAATGGACTTGCACGTAAACTGCCACATGACAAGAGCACTTACATGAAGCCCGGGGAGAAGTTCTTAAACTGGACTGCTGGTCCAGTTGGTGACCTAAAACCTTGGTAG
- the LOC107875987 gene encoding chromophore lyase CRL, chloroplastic isoform X5, which translates to MCTGSDSASDSKSDPNSNGWTRARGAVLKSLVLIGGALLLRRLTKSTTRWDHARIVAESLNGEKFSKEQAVRDPDSYFNFRWLSCPAADMVDGSKVLYFEQAFWRTPHKPFRQRFFMVKPCAKELKCDVEDIAEHLTTIHLKRCERGKRCLYEGSTPADGFPNSWQNGATYCTSELAVLKNNEIHAWDRGYDDDGNQVWGVKGGPYEFKPAPASSFDDVLNPLSFASQPVGKRIEGSFVLQE; encoded by the exons ATGTGTACGGGCTCCGACTCGGCTTCGGATTCTAAGTCGGATCCCAACTCAAACGGGTGGACCCGAGCTCGTGGAGCGGTACTCAAGTCGTTAGTACTCATCGGCGGTGCCTTATTGCTCCGGCGGTTAACTAAGTCGACTACACGTTGGGACCATGCTCGAATTGTTGCTGAATCACTTAACGGCGAAAAG TTTTCAAAGGAGCAAGCTGTTAGGGATCCTGATAGTTATTTTAATTTCAG ATGGCTTTCTTGTCCTGCTGCAGACATGGTAGATGGCTCTAAGGTTTTATATTTTGAGCAG GCATTTTGGCGGACACCGCATAAACCCTTTAGACAG AGATTTTTCATGGTCAAGCCTTGTGCAAAGGAGTTGAAATGTGATGTTGAG GACATTGCCGAACATTTGACTACCATCCATCTAAAGCGCTGTGAACGTGGGAAACGATGCTTATATGAAGGTTCAACGCCTGCCGATGGATTTCCTAATTCATGG CAGAATGGTGCGACCTATTGTACCTCGGAACTTGCTGTGTTAAAGAATAATGAGATACATGCCTGGGATAGAGGCTATGATGACGATGGCAATCAA GTTTGGGGTGTTAAAGGAGGTCCATATGAATTCAAGCCTGCTCCTGCTTCAAGCTTTGACGATGTACTGAATCCTTTGAGTTTTGCTTCACAACCCGTGGGGAAAAGAATAGAGGGTTCATTTGTCCTCCAGGAATGA